The genomic DNA ACAGGCTGAAGGTTAAAGTTTTACCACTTTACATGTATAGACACTGCCACTTAGCGCGGCTGTCAGCAGGTAGATGCCCCGTGCATATACCCGGGTGGTATCGAGCGCAATTTCATTTTCACCAGACAGTACACGATAGGTCTGGCTCAGGACCTCTTCCCCGTGCAGGGTATGCACCACTACCTTTAAAAAGGCATCCTCCCTTGCAGCGACATGGAGCTGTAATGTTGTCAGGAATGGGGTCGGATACGCAAGGATGCTTGTTTTCAGGACAGGCGGCATTTCCACCACGACGATCTTGCTATACAAGGGGGCATTGTTCAAATAGACCTGGGCCAGGCGGTAATACATGGTGGGATTCTTGGTCGGGGGCTGATAGACATAATGATAGTCTGTTTCTGCCAGTGCGTGCTGCGGCAGGCAAGCCAGCGTCCCGATAGTGTGAAAACCCTGCTGCGGATCGGAAGAGGCCTCGAGTTCAAAATGGGAGAGGTCCTCGTCCGGGGCAGCCCGCCAGTCGAAGACGACAGAGGACGACTGCCGGCTTGCTTTGAAAAACACTAGCTGCACGGGCAGCGGGACAAGCGGGGGATAGCCTTCCACAGAAAAGGTCTGTGTTTCTGCTCCGGTACTGCTGTGGGATAAGGAAGCCAGATGATACTGATCATCGGTGGGCTGATACCGGATATAGACTGTAACGGCGTCCAGGGAACCATCGCCGTTGGGCTTGATTTCCAGGGTAGCGCCAAAGCCTGTTGTCTCCTGCGTGGAAATCGTAAAGGAGCCGGAAGGATCCAAAACGGAGATGAAGCCCGACTGACCGGGGGGGAAGTCGTTGAAGTAGATCACATAAAATTGGGTTTGTTCTTCCCCCTGCGCAGCCAGAAACTGGGATGGCTCACTTGCTATTTCAATAACCGGAGTAGCGGCCGGCAACCTGCTCACTGTGTTTGGGGCAGCCTGGGCAGGGAAGGAGAGCAAGCAGGCAATCGTGCCTGTGAAACCCAGCAATACCGGGAAATAAAACAAGTGTCGTAGAAAAGGCAGGATGCGTATCATAGGCGTTTAGGAGGCGGAAATCATGTTGCCAAAGCTGTGAATGCTATAACAAGAGGGAAGGAGTGCGTGTGTGAAAAGTTTCATATACCCAGGGCACACTTGCAGGCAGGGCGCGGCATTCGATCTGGGTGAGTCCTTGCCAGGGCTTTTAATAATACAAAAATAGCGCCAGCCAGCTGCAGCTGTTTTTGCGGTGTGCCCAGGCAAACGAGTCAGGCAAGTGAATAGCGTATCATATGTATAATTATAAAAATTAAAATATTAAGTATATTGTATATATTTGGTTGGTGTGTATCTGCAATAGTATGTGCTTTCATTTGATTAAGCAAGTGTGGGAGCTAAAAACAGGGTATCGACCTGTTGTGTAGTCACTAATAAAAGTAATGCGTTTTATTTGATGGCGCGGTGTCTGGCGGG from Pontibacter liquoris includes the following:
- a CDS encoding T9SS type A sorting domain-containing protein; amino-acid sequence: MIRILPFLRHLFYFPVLLGFTGTIACLLSFPAQAAPNTVSRLPAATPVIEIASEPSQFLAAQGEEQTQFYVIYFNDFPPGQSGFISVLDPSGSFTISTQETTGFGATLEIKPNGDGSLDAVTVYIRYQPTDDQYHLASLSHSSTGAETQTFSVEGYPPLVPLPVQLVFFKASRQSSSVVFDWRAAPDEDLSHFELEASSDPQQGFHTIGTLACLPQHALAETDYHYVYQPPTKNPTMYYRLAQVYLNNAPLYSKIVVVEMPPVLKTSILAYPTPFLTTLQLHVAAREDAFLKVVVHTLHGEEVLSQTYRVLSGENEIALDTTRVYARGIYLLTAALSGSVYTCKVVKL